The genomic region TCGCAGCACAGCACGGTCGGGCGGTGTTCTTCCAATAGGGCGGCCAGCGGCAAGGCAGGCACGCGGATCACCCTTGCGTTCGGCGGCCACCCCTCGGGCCCCTGCAACGCGCTGGCCCAGAAGGCCGGACGCTGGCCGAACTCCACGTCTTTCGTGGCACCGCCGGTCACTGCCCCGTGCATCAGGCGGACGCCGTCAAACCCGTTGGCGGCAAGTGTCCCCCGCGCCAAGGCCAGCGTATCGGGGACCGCCTCAACCCCCGTCACCGCATGCGCGCCCAGCACCCGGGCGGCCAGCGCACACAGAAACCCGATCCCCGCGCCAAGGTCCATGAACCGGTCACCCGGGCGCAGATGGGCAAGGATCGCATCAGCCTCCTGATGCTCGTAGCGCCCGGTGGTGAAAGCCCGCTCCAACCCGCCGCGGATCGCCGTTTCGGGCAGGGTCAGGGTCAACCCGCGCAAGGTGAAACTGGGCATCTGGCGCAGGCCTCGGTGCGGATTGGTGGCGGGTTGGTTGCGGTGTCAGCCCTTCCGCCGCTATACCGCCACTCTAATGACGGCACGACAACCCGTCCAGCGGCAGGAGGCGAGTGGTGAAACTCTGGGTTGGCCTTGGCAATCCCGGGCCGAAATACGCGGGCAACCGCCACAACATCGGCTTTATGGCGCTGGACCGGATCGCCGCCGACCATGGCTTTGCGCCATGGCGCAAGGCGCATCACGGGCTGGTCACCGAAGGTCGGCTGGGGGCTGAAAAGGTTGTGCTGCTCAAGCCCGATACCTTCATGAACCTGTCCGGTCAGGCAGTGCAATCGGCCGTGACCTTCTGGAAACTGCCGCTGGCCGATGTCACGGTGTTTCATGACGAACTGGATCTGGCCCCGGGCAAGCTGCGCCTGAAACTGGGCGGTGGCCATGCCGGTCACAACGGCCTGCGGTCGATCCACGGGCATCTGGGTGACACCTATGCCCGGGTCCGCCTTGGCATCGGCCACCCCGGCCAAAAGGATGCCGTCGCGGCCTACGTCCTGCACGACTTCGCCAAGGCTGATGCCGACTGGCTGGAGGACTTGCTGCGCGGAATATCCGAAGGTGCCCCGGCCCTTGCCGAGGGCAATGAGCAAAAATTCATGAACGCCGTCGCCTTGCGCACCGCCCCGCCCCGATCCTCGACCGGGCAGGAAAAGTCCAGCCAGGACAAGGCCGGGATGCCCGCGCCGCCCGCAGCACCGACCGTGGAGGAGGAGGACAAGCGCAGCCCGGTGCAAAAGCTTTTGGACAAGTTCCGATGACCGTCCGCCAAGCCTTCCGCGATCAGGCAAGGTCCTGCGCAGCGCTGGGTTCGCCCCTGATGGCGCGGCTGATGGCCGGTCTGGCCGAAGGGCTGCAACCCGGCACCCCGGTTGCGGATCAGGTGCTTGGCTGGCAGGGCGATCCCTCGTCTCGGGCCGATTCCGTTCCGCTCCGGCTGGCGGGCGGGTTGCATGCCCTGATCCTGACCGGGCAAGACCCCGATCTGGCCGCCGCCTATGCCCTACCTGACTCTGACCCGACCGGGGCCGCCCTTGCCGCCCTTGCCCGGCATCCGGATTTCCTGCTCGACTGGCTGAAATCCCCGCCTCAGACCAACGAAGTGCGCCGCTCGGCCGTCTTGATCGCCGCCGCGCATTGGCTGACCGCGCGGTTCGGCAAGCCCCTCGTCTTGTCCGAGCTTGGGGCCAGTGCCGGGCTGAACCTGCTGTGGGACCATTACGCGCTTGACCTTGCCGGCCAGCGCCACGGCCTCGCCGACGCGGTGCTGACGCTGGCGCCCGACTGGACCGGCCCTTTGCCACCCTTGGCGACGCCGACCGTCATCAACCGCGCGGGCGTGGACCTCAACCCGCTTGACCCCGTGGCTGACCGGCTGCGGCTTCTGGCCTATCTCTGGGCCGACCAGCCCGAGCGTCTGACCCGCACCCGCGCAGCGCTGGACCTTGCCGCAAATGTCCGCCCGAAGGTGGAGCAGGGCGACGCGGCAGACTGGCTGGAGGCGCGGCTGCAGACCCGGCATGAAGGGGCGGTCCATCTTGTCTGTCATACCATCGCCTGGCAGTACTTCCCCCCGACACCGACGCCCGCGCGCGTGCGGCGCTGGCCCGGGCCGGAGCAGCGGCAACCGACTGCGCGCCGATTGCCCATCTGGGGTTGGAGGCTGACAGTGAATCGCCGGGCGCCGGCCTGACCCTGACGCTTTGGCCCGGGGGCGAAACCCTCCGCCTTGGCCGCGCCGATTTTCATGGCCGCTGGGTGGACTGGCAGGCAGTCTGACCCGCCCCTCTTTGTTCGACTTCGTCTCCTCATCGGCCCCCCGCGCGAGGAGTGACGAAGTCATCGACGAGCAGCCCCCTCAGCGCGGCACCAGCCCCGCCAAGGCCCGTGACACCAGCGAAGATACCGCCGGACGCTCCAGCGCGACGAAAGGCATCGGGCGGCACAGCTCCATCGCGGCAACCCCGACGCGGGCGGTCAGGGCGCCATTGACCACCCCCTCGCCGAAGCGGCGCGACAGTTTGGACAGGACACCGCCCCCCGCCACGGACCCGATCATGTCATCGGTCAACGCCAGCGCGCCGGCGGCAAGCAGCGATGCGAAGACCCGCCGCAACAGGCGCAGGCTGCCGAAACTGCCGGACCGCCCGCCGTAGATTTCGGCAATCCGCCGGATCATCCGCAGGTTGGCAAAGCCCGCCACCGCCACATCGGCCAAGGCCAGCGGCACCAGAGCCGTGACCGTAGCCACCTGCCGCGCCGCCGCCTCGACCACCAGCCGCGCCTCGGCGTCCAGCGTGGCCAGCACCTCGCGCTCCGCCAGCGCAAGCAGCGCATCGGCATCCATCACCTCCGCCTCACGCTCGGCCAGTCGCGCCCGGCCCCAGGCGGTGTCGCCCCGGGCCGCGTAAAGCCGGGTCAGCGCCAGCACCATGCGGCGGGCTGCGGGAAGGTCTGCAGACTGCCGGGCCGAGACGGCGGACAGACGCAGATCGTCCAGCCGTTTCAACCGGATGAAAGCCGCCCATTCGCGCAGCGACAGGACCAGCGCCGACAGAACCGCCACTGTGACAAGGGCAAAGGCAATCCAGCCCAGCACCTGATTTCGCGCCAGAAGGTTGGTCACGAAATCCCATGCCGCGACGCCAAGGACAAAGGTGAACAGCGCGCCAAAGGC from Tabrizicola piscis harbors:
- a CDS encoding FkbM family methyltransferase; translated protein: MPSFTLRGLTLTLPETAIRGGLERAFTTGRYEHQEADAILAHLRPGDRFMDLGAGIGFLCALAARVLGAHAVTGVEAVPDTLALARGTLAANGFDGVRLMHGAVTGGATKDVEFGQRPAFWASALQGPEGWPPNARVIRVPALPLAALLEEHRPTVLCCDIEGAELEVLATPLTGIRLVVVELHPGLYGPEGEARVRESLVAQGFQPEPLGTKGATVVYRR
- the pth gene encoding aminoacyl-tRNA hydrolase encodes the protein MKLWVGLGNPGPKYAGNRHNIGFMALDRIAADHGFAPWRKAHHGLVTEGRLGAEKVVLLKPDTFMNLSGQAVQSAVTFWKLPLADVTVFHDELDLAPGKLRLKLGGGHAGHNGLRSIHGHLGDTYARVRLGIGHPGQKDAVAAYVLHDFAKADADWLEDLLRGISEGAPALAEGNEQKFMNAVALRTAPPRSSTGQEKSSQDKAGMPAPPAAPTVEEEDKRSPVQKLLDKFR
- a CDS encoding YcjF family protein, with protein sequence MTRPPKPFLQEIADAADPSSAPPVPEMMAEGQAMQAVAALSQRKGGGLRRFALWAFGALFTFVLGVAAWDFVTNLLARNQVLGWIAFALVTVAVLSALVLSLREWAAFIRLKRLDDLRLSAVSARQSADLPAARRMVLALTRLYAARGDTAWGRARLAEREAEVMDADALLALAEREVLATLDAEARLVVEAAARQVATVTALVPLALADVAVAGFANLRMIRRIAEIYGGRSGSFGSLRLLRRVFASLLAAGALALTDDMIGSVAGGGVLSKLSRRFGEGVVNGALTARVGVAAMELCRPMPFVALERPAVSSLVSRALAGLVPR